The following proteins are co-located in the Rattus norvegicus strain BN/NHsdMcwi chromosome X, GRCr8, whole genome shotgun sequence genome:
- the Zbtb33 gene encoding transcriptional regulator Kaiso isoform X1, protein MESRKLISATDIQYSASLLNSLNEQRGHGLFCDVTVIVEDRKFRAHRNILSASSTYFHQLFSVAGQVVELSFIRAEIFAEILNYIYSSKIVRVRADLLDELIKSGQLLGVKFIAELGVPLSQVKSISGTVQDGTAETLPSSSNDKSPEIEKSKDEAQDNGAPVMPIITESFSLSAEDYEMKKIIVTDSDDDDDDDVIFCSEILPAKEDLPSNNTATQVQPNPASVAISEVTPCTSSNSPPVTNITPPQLPTPVNQSTLSQAQGSEELLVSSASTHLTPNIILLNQAPLTAPPSVSSSLPNHMSSSVNVLVQNQQAPNSAVTGNKAEEEEEILDDDDDIISSSPDSAVSNTSLVPQADASKSTTFDGSLTQKMQAPILPQEPPSNSLKISDVITRNTNDPGLRSKHVMEGQKIITLDTATEIEGLSTGCKVYANIGEDTYDIVIPVKDDPDGGEAKLENELPKTSGSEPSNKRMKVKHDDHYELIVDGRVYYICIVCKRSYVCLTSLRRHFNIHSWEKKYQCRYCDKVFPLAEYRTKHEIHHTGERRYQCLACGKSFINYQFMSSHIKSVHSQDPSGDSKLYRLHPCKSLQIRQYAYLSNKPSAMPVMKDDAVGYKVDAGKEPPVGTTSAPPQNKSTFWEDIFIQQENDSIFKQNVTDGSTEFEFIIPESY, encoded by the coding sequence ATGGAGAGTAGAAAACTGATTTCTGCTACAGACATTCAATACTCTGCTAGTCTGCTGAACTCCCTGAATGAACAGCGTGGCCATGGACTCTTTTGTGATGTTACTGTCATTGTGGAAGACCGAAAGTTCCGGGCCCATAGGAACATCCTCTCAGCCTCGAGCACTTACTTCCATCAGCTCTTCTCAGTGGCTGGGCAAGTTGTTGAACTGAGCTTTATAAGGGCTGAGATTTTTGCAGAAATTCTCAACTATATCTACAGTTCCAAAATTGTCCGGGTTAGAGCAGATTTACTTGACGAGTTAATTAAATCAGGGCAGTTACTAGGCGTGAAATTTATAGCAGAGCTCGGTGTCCCGCTGTCACAGGTTAAAAGCATATCAGGTACAGTACAGGATGGTACTGCTGAGACCTTACCTTCTAGTTCTAATGACAAAAGCCCTgaaatagaaaaatcaaaagacGAAGCCCAAGATAATGGGGCTCCAGTGATGCCCATTATAACTGAGTCTTTTTCCCTCTCTGCTGAAGATTACGAAATGAAAAAGATCATTGTTACTGATTcagatgacgacgatgatgatgatgtcatttTCTGCTCTGAAATTTTGCCTGCCAAGGAGGATTTGCCAAGTAACAACACAGCGACACAGGTCCAGCCTAACCCAGCCTCTGTTGCTATTTCGGAAGTGACACCTTGCACTAGCAGTAACTCTCCCCCTGTAACAAACATCACACCTCCTCAGCTTCCCACTCCTGTGAATCAGTCAACTCTAAGCCAGGCACAAGGAAGTGAAGAATTGCTGGTGTCTTCAGCTTCAACACATCTGACTCCTAACATTATTTTGTTAAATCAGGCTCCACTTACTGCACCCCCAAGTGTCAGTTCGTCACTCCCAAATCATATGTCCTCTTCAGTCAATGTACTTGTACAGAATCAGCAGGCGCCTAACAGTGCTGTTACAGGAAAcaaagctgaggaagaggaagaaattctAGATGATGACGATGACATCATTAGCTCCAGTCCAGACTCAGCTGTCAGTAATACGTCTTTGGTTCCGCAGGCCGATGCCTCCAAAAGTACCACGTTCGATGGATCGTTGACACAGAAGATGCAGGCTCCTATACTTCCGCAAGAGCCACCttctaattctttaaaaatttccgATGTAATTACTAGAAACACTAATGATCCAGGTTTGAGGTCAAAACATGTAATGGAGGGTCAGAAGATCATTACATTAGATACAGCTACTGAAATTGAAGGCTTATCAACTGGTTGCAAGGTTTATGCAAATATCGGTGAAGATACTTATGATATAGTGATCCCTGTCAAAGATGACCCTGATGGAGGGGAGGCCAAACTTGAGAATGAGCTACCAAAAACATCTGGCAGTGAACCATCAAACAAGCGTATGAAAGTAAAACATGATGATCACTATGAGTTAATAGTAGATGGAAGGGTCTATTATATTTGCATTGTATGCAAAAGGTCATATGTCTGTCTTACAAGCTTGCGAAGACATTTTAACATTCATTCTTGGGAGAAGAAGTATCAATGCCGTTACTGTGATAAGGTATTTCCTCTTGCAGAGTATCGCACAAAGCATGAAATTCATCACACTGGGGAGCGAAGGTATCAGTGTTTAGCATGTGGCAAATCTTTCATCAACTATCAGTTTATGTCTTCACACATAAAGTCAGTTCATAGTCAAGATCCTTCTGGGGACTCAAAGCTTTATCGCTTACATCCATGCAAGTCTTTACAGATCAGACAGTATGCATACCTTTCTAATAAGCCAAGTGCTATGCCTGTCATGAAGGATGATGCTGTTGGGTATAAGGTTGATGCTGGAAAAGAGCCTCCAGTAGGGACCACATCTGCTCCTCCTCAGAACAAGTCAACATTCTGGGAAGATATTTTTATTCAGCAAGAAAATGATTCCATTTTTAAACAGAATGTAACCGATGGCAGTACTGAGTTTGAATTTATAATACCAGAATCTTACTGA